From a region of the Alnus glutinosa chromosome 1, dhAlnGlut1.1, whole genome shotgun sequence genome:
- the LOC133877100 gene encoding dynein light chain 1, cytoplasmic, producing the protein MEGAEEELERRSKFLSSLIQKKKSIEQQEQHDSLNVRVRASDMPFPLQNRAFRCARDHLDSMPGKLDSKRVALALKKEFDSAYGPAWHCIVGTSFGSYVTHSTGGFLYFSIDKVYILLFKTAVEPLDH; encoded by the exons atggagGGAGCAGAGGAGGAGTTGGAGAGGAGGAGCAAGTTCCTCAGCAGTTTGATACAGAAGAAGAAATCGATAGAGCAGCAAGAGCAGCATGACAGCCTCAACGTGCGCGTCAGAGCCTCTGACATGCCCTTTCCTTTGCAGAACCGTGCCTTTCGCTGCGCACGAGACCATCTCGACTCCATGCCCGGCAAGCTTGACAGCAAACGAGTCGCCCTCGCGCTTAAGAAG GAATTTGATTCAGCATATGGTCCAGCTTGGCACTGCATTGTGGGAACTAGCTTTGGCTCATATGTCACACATTCCACAGGGGGCTTCTTGTATTTTTCAATTGACAAGGTTTACATCCTTCTCTTCAAGACTGCTGTTGAGCCCTTAGATCATTGA